A window of the Hordeum vulgare subsp. vulgare chromosome 5H, MorexV3_pseudomolecules_assembly, whole genome shotgun sequence genome harbors these coding sequences:
- the LOC123395982 gene encoding ethanolamine-phosphate cytidylyltransferase-like codes for MEAGSSKARLAVACAIGGIVLGAAVVALHVAGPVAVPGLPPLDALRRRFRRRRRPVRVYMDGCFDMMHYGHCNALRQARALGDQLIVGVVSDDEITANKGPPVTPLNERMVMVGAVKWVDDVIPDAPYAITEDFMNKLFTEYNIDYIIHGDDPCLLPDGTDAYALAKNAGRYKQIKRTEGVSTTDIVGRMLLCVRERSVSDRHNHSSLQRQFSSGHGQKIDDSGSGSGTRISHFLPTSRRIVQFSNSRGPGPDSRIVYIDGAFDLFHAGHVEILRLARGLGDFLLVGIHTDQTISSTRGPHRPIMNLHERSLSVLACRYVDEVIIGAPWDISKDMITTFNISLVVQGTIAENMDFAKDESHPYAVPMDMGIFHRLESPLDITTSTIIRRIVSNHEAYQKRNEKKEASEKKYYESKNFVNGE; via the exons ATGGAGGCCGGGAGCAGCAAGGCCAGGCTGGCTGTGGCGTGCGCGATCGGCGGGATCGTGCTGGGCGCGGCCGTCGTGGCGCTCCACGTCGCCGGGCCCGTGGCCGTCCCGGGGCTTCCCCCGCTCGACGCGCTGCGGCGCcggttccgccgccgccgccgccccgtgcgCGTCTACATGGACGGCTGCTTCGACATGATGCACTACGGCCACTGCAACGCGCTGCGCCAGGCGCGCGCGCTCGGCGACCAGCTCATCGTCGGCGTCGTCAGCGACGACGAGATCACCGCCAACAAGGGGCCGCCCGTCACGCCGCTCAACGAGAG AATGGTGATGGTGGGTGCAGTGAAATGGGTGGATGATGTTATTCCAGATGCGCCATATGCCATAACTGAAGACTTCATGAACAAGCTATTCACCGAGTATAATATAGATTACATCATCCATGGCGACGATCCTTGCCTGCTCCCAGATGGCACCGACGCATATGCCCTTGCCAAAAATGCTGGCAGATATAAGCAGATTAAAAGAACTGAGGGAGTGTCAACAACAGACATTGTCG GAAGAATGCTTCTTTGTGTTAGAGAGAGATCAGTTTCTGATAGGCACAACCACTCTTCACTACAGAGGCAGTTCAGTTCTGGGCATGGTCAGAAGATTGACGATAGTGGGTCTGGAAGTGGAACTAGAATATCTCATTTTCTTCCTACATCTAGGCGGATAGTTCAGTTCTCAAATAGCAGG GGTCCAGGACCAGATTCTCGGATAGTTTACATCGATGGTGCATTTGATCTGTTCCATGCTGGTCATGTTGAG ATATTGCGACTTGCTCGAGGGCTTGGAGATTTCTTGCTTGTTGGTATTCACACGGATCAGACAATAAG TTCTACACGAGGACCACATCGCCCAATCATGAATCTTCATGAGCGAAGTTTGAGTGTCCTAGCCTGCCGTTATGTTGATGAAGTAATAATTGGTGCTCCATGGGACATTTCAAAAGACATG AttacaacatttaatatttcatTAGTCGTTCAAGGAACAATTGCTGAGAACATGGATTTTGCGAAG GATGAGTCACATCCATACGCTGTCCCAATGGATATGGGCATTTTCCACAGATTGGAGAGTCCTTTGGATATCACTACTAGCACTATTATAAGGAGGATAGTTTCTAACCATGAAGCCTACCAG AAGCGGAATGAGAAGAAGGAAGCCAGTGAGAAGAAGTACTACGAGAGTAAAAACTTCGTCAATGGAGAGTAG